The stretch of DNA GGTACGACACCGGCGGCGGTTCCATGTCGGAATCCGATTGGAACTCCCCCGAGCAACGCACGCTGCAGTACATCACTGCCTCAACCCCGACGCAGAATGAGCGAAACCGGGTACTGCTGGTCGTGCATGCCCTTGAGCAGGACACCGTCGTGACACTGGCCGAGCATCCAGAGGTCAGTGCGTACACCCTGCTCTGGGATTCCAACCTCGATGCCGTTCCCGATCCGGCTGCTGCCGTCACCCCTCTGGGCCCCGGGTCCCGGGTTGTCGTCGCCGGAACCTCGATGCAGTTGTACCGTGCAGACTAGAGGCGTGGTGAAGAAGACGACCGGCGGCACCGGCACGCCCGCAACCCTCGCTTTGACGCAGGCCGGGATCGCCTTTCTGCCGCACCTCTATGAGCATGACCCTGCCGCGCCCAATTTCGGGCTCGAGGCTGCGGAGAAGCTCGGTCTCGAACCGGACCGCGTCTTCAAGACGCTGCTCGCCGATGCGGACGGTGTGCTGGTGGTCGCCATTGTGCCGGTCACAGGCCTGCTCGATCTGAAGGCTCTCGCGGCAGCAGTCGGCGCCAAGAAGGCGACAATGGCCGACCCCCGACTCGCCGAGCGCAAGACCGGCTACGTGGTGGGCGGCATCAGCCCGATCGGTCAGAAAACCGCGTTGACGACGGTGATCGACGAGTCTGCCGAACTCTTCGACACCGTGTTCGTTTCGGGTGGCCGCCGCGGTTTCGACATCGAGCTTGCCCCCGCAGCGCTTGCCCGGGCGACCGGCGGAACCTTCGTCGCACTCGCCCGCGGCTAACGGGTCAGCACGCGAGGCGGCTCAGCCGGCGACAGCGACGAGCCCCATTTCGGCTGCGCTGTGCAGCAGGGGATGCCTCGGCACCACCCGCACGGTGTAGCCGAAGCCTCCCGAGTGGTTCAGCGTGACCGTGCCGACGAACAGGCGCGCACCATCGGTGCCGTTCCCCTCGGCAGCCGGGGCGGCATCCGCAGCCACGTCTGGAGCAGCATCGGGGTCGGTCCCCGTTGCCGGTGTCAACGTCTGAACGTGCACGTCGCTCAGTTCGTCGTCTCGGTGGCTCGTTCCGTACACCACCTGAACGTTCACGTCGTCCGGCGACAGCCCGCCCAGGTGCACGTGAGCCCGCAGATGAAGCTCATCACCCACCTCGGGAACCTCGGCCACACCACCCGATTCGACATGCGCCACCGAGACGCCGGGCCAGGCTTCGACCACCGCGTGTTTCCAGGCGGCGAGCTCCCGCGCGGCTCGGTAGTTGTCGGCCGACAGCCGAGCCTCGGCCCGTCCGGCCGGGCGGTACATCTTCTCGACGTAATCCTTCACCATCCGGTCGGCGGAGACCTCGGGTGAGAGCCCGGCGAGGGAGTGCCGGATCGAGTCGACCCACCGCACGGGAATGCCCGTCTCGGACCGGTCGTAGAACGAGGGCGCAACCTGATGCTCGATCAAATCGTAGAGCGCTTCGGCTTCGAACCTGTCTCGTTCGGCAGCATCGCCGCCGGCATTCGCCGAGGGAATGGCCCAGCCGTTCTGTCCGTCATAGTATTCAGGCCACCAGCCGTCGAGAATCGACAGGTTGAGCGCGCCGTTCAGCGCCGCCTTCATGCCCGACGTGCCACAGGCCTCGAACGGCCGCAGCGGGTTGTTCAACCAGACGTCGGTGCCCGGGTACATCAACTGGGCCATCGCGATGTTGTAGTCGGGGAGGAACGCGATCCGTTGTCTCAACTTCGGGTCGTCTGCGAACTGCACGATCTGCTGAATCAGACGCTTGCCCTCGTCATCGGCCGGATGCGACTTCCCCGCGATCACGATCTGGATCGGATGCTCGGGGTGGGTGAGGAGGGCGCGCAGCCGATTCGGATCATGCAGCATGAGAGTGAGGCGTTTGTAGCTCGGCACCCGGCGAGCAAAGCCGATGGTGAGCACGGTGGGGTCGAAGACGTCGCCGATCCAGCCGGGAACGGTACCGCCGGGGTGCTGCTGGCGCCAGCTGTCGGCCAGCCGAAGCCGGGCATCCGTCACAAATTGGTGACGCAGTGCGGTGCGCACGGCCCACAGTTCGTCATCGCTCACCCGCGACGACGCCCAGTCCGCGTTCGCCGTGTCGCTCGTGCCGAGCCGAGTCTCGGCGAGGGCCAG from Leifsonia psychrotolerans encodes:
- the glgP gene encoding alpha-glucan family phosphorylase, yielding MKAIRKFTVRAVLPPALAALDELAGNLRWSWHEPTRVLFDHIEPELWREVGHDPTALLGAVAPARLIELASDVDYVAGVNAMRDDLREYLEKPRWYQGLDGDKPAAIAYFSPEFGIAAALPQYSGGLGILAGDHLKSASDLGVPLIGVGLFYRAGYFSQAIAADGWQLESYPLLDPDGLPLSVVRRPDGSAMPVALALPDGRTLHARIWKAAVGRITLLLLDTDIPENDDDLRQVTDRLYGGGGEHRLLQELLLGIGGARAVKRWTALTGHPEPDVFHTNEGHAGFLGLERISSLMGEGLDFGEALQVARAGTVFTTHTPVAAGIDRFELDLVRRYFSSDLLPAVNVDDVLALGAEADGAADVFNMAVMGLRLGQHANGVSKLHGEVSRRLFAALWPGFDESEIPIDSITNGVHAPTWTDPALLALAETRLGTSDTANADWASSRVSDDELWAVRTALRHQFVTDARLRLADSWRQQHPGGTVPGWIGDVFDPTVLTIGFARRVPSYKRLTLMLHDPNRLRALLTHPEHPIQIVIAGKSHPADDEGKRLIQQIVQFADDPKLRQRIAFLPDYNIAMAQLMYPGTDVWLNNPLRPFEACGTSGMKAALNGALNLSILDGWWPEYYDGQNGWAIPSANAGGDAAERDRFEAEALYDLIEHQVAPSFYDRSETGIPVRWVDSIRHSLAGLSPEVSADRMVKDYVEKMYRPAGRAEARLSADNYRAARELAAWKHAVVEAWPGVSVAHVESGGVAEVPEVGDELHLRAHVHLGGLSPDDVNVQVVYGTSHRDDELSDVHVQTLTPATGTDPDAAPDVAADAAPAAEGNGTDGARLFVGTVTLNHSGGFGYTVRVVPRHPLLHSAAEMGLVAVAG
- the ybaK gene encoding Cys-tRNA(Pro) deacylase; translation: MVKKTTGGTGTPATLALTQAGIAFLPHLYEHDPAAPNFGLEAAEKLGLEPDRVFKTLLADADGVLVVAIVPVTGLLDLKALAAAVGAKKATMADPRLAERKTGYVVGGISPIGQKTALTTVIDESAELFDTVFVSGGRRGFDIELAPAALARATGGTFVALARG